In Thermococcus thioreducens, a genomic segment contains:
- a CDS encoding DUF257 family protein: MAYRGIDLILFNILPGETVLVEYSSVSSPEILLYLICRGCTNAGRPVLIDDISDTFAEYVTRLELMGLDTDDLMEIPVIKIGGSREFGNVVGRVEVDKYSLDFKYYGKIYDKVVPEKVVCNPVLGIHKLFVALERQDVIRLVRNISTFVGRKSRFALYFINRDVLEKRTPELLPLLEETASTVLQWEAERGKYRLRAVKAANDEILGSEVSMSFKDIERT, translated from the coding sequence ATGGCATACCGCGGGATTGACTTGATACTTTTCAATATCCTGCCAGGTGAGACTGTGCTCGTCGAGTACAGTTCGGTGTCCTCCCCGGAAATACTTCTGTACCTGATCTGCAGGGGGTGCACGAATGCCGGCCGCCCAGTTCTCATCGATGACATCTCCGATACCTTCGCCGAATACGTGACCCGGCTTGAACTTATGGGGCTGGATACGGATGATTTAATGGAGATTCCTGTGATAAAGATAGGCGGCAGCAGGGAGTTCGGCAACGTCGTTGGCAGGGTCGAGGTGGACAAGTACTCCCTCGACTTCAAGTATTATGGCAAGATATACGACAAGGTCGTGCCTGAAAAGGTCGTGTGCAATCCGGTCCTCGGCATACACAAGCTCTTCGTGGCCCTCGAGAGGCAGGACGTGATAAGGCTCGTCCGCAACATCTCGACCTTTGTCGGAAGGAAGAGTCGCTTTGCCCTCTACTTCATAAACCGCGACGTGCTGGAGAAAAGAACCCCTGAGTTGTTGCCCCTCCTTGAGGAGACTGCCAGCACGGTGCTCCAGTGGGAGGCTGAAAGGGGGAAGTACCGACTCAGGGCCGTGAAGGCTGCGAATGACGAGATCCTTGGTTCAGAGGTGTCCATGAGCTTCAAGGACATAGAAAGAACGTGA
- a CDS encoding TldD/PmbA family protein, giving the protein MIDELIGILERENVEWEIYWEKGRGGSFRIERERLERSQRKFHSGIGLRVGYNGKLGFSYITGLNHERKALEELVKRTVKLARVSEVPFSGFPTPSRVPRVDGLYDRRIDEIPFEEAHSLAGEFAAKMRELKYDSLTLSGSIALAVSNYGIANSNGIFFEGRGTGMSVSAYAVKRGERTGSGSYYQAYRSLQPFEELEGAIQKAVEEAELSYRAGKAEPYSGEILLEPEAFRAILGILLENLFGDGVYYGRSRFSKPGEDVAPEGLEVIDDATIPAGVGSFPFDGEGNPGERTVLVEDGVIRSFLLDETYARFLNMESTGNAVRDFRTMPHIGTSNVVVGAGRDNLEEFEGVVVKKVFGEHTANPVSGDFSLTVELGYLVRGGEVIPFRDNMLVGNAFEFLRALNAIGRKVYRKGSFYSPRVLGIARLV; this is encoded by the coding sequence GTGATCGACGAGCTCATCGGCATACTCGAACGTGAGAACGTTGAGTGGGAGATTTACTGGGAAAAGGGACGGGGAGGCTCCTTCCGGATAGAGAGGGAGAGGCTTGAGCGCTCCCAGCGGAAGTTCCACTCCGGCATAGGCCTCCGCGTGGGCTATAATGGGAAGCTGGGCTTTTCCTACATAACCGGCCTTAACCACGAGCGGAAGGCCCTTGAGGAGCTCGTGAAGAGAACCGTAAAGCTCGCCAGAGTTAGCGAGGTCCCCTTCAGTGGTTTCCCGACCCCTTCCAGGGTGCCCCGCGTTGACGGGCTCTACGACAGGAGGATAGATGAGATTCCCTTTGAAGAGGCCCATTCCCTCGCTGGGGAGTTCGCCGCCAAGATGCGCGAGCTGAAATATGACTCACTGACCCTCTCGGGTTCGATAGCCCTTGCGGTCAGCAATTACGGGATAGCGAACTCCAACGGAATTTTCTTTGAGGGGAGGGGCACCGGAATGAGCGTCTCTGCCTACGCCGTGAAGAGGGGTGAGCGGACTGGCTCCGGTTCGTACTATCAGGCTTATCGGTCACTCCAGCCCTTTGAGGAGCTTGAGGGGGCGATTCAAAAAGCGGTCGAGGAGGCCGAACTGAGCTACCGCGCCGGGAAGGCGGAGCCTTACTCGGGTGAGATTCTTCTTGAGCCCGAGGCATTCCGCGCCATCCTTGGAATCCTCCTTGAGAACCTATTCGGCGACGGTGTTTACTACGGGAGGAGCCGCTTTTCCAAGCCGGGGGAAGACGTGGCCCCGGAGGGACTGGAAGTCATTGACGACGCAACGATACCTGCGGGTGTCGGGAGCTTCCCCTTTGACGGTGAAGGAAACCCCGGCGAGAGGACAGTTCTGGTGGAAGATGGCGTTATACGCTCGTTCCTTCTCGATGAGACTTACGCACGCTTTTTGAACATGGAGAGTACTGGAAACGCTGTCAGAGACTTCAGGACGATGCCCCATATCGGGACGAGCAACGTGGTGGTTGGGGCAGGAAGGGACAACCTGGAGGAGTTTGAGGGCGTAGTTGTTAAGAAGGTCTTCGGCGAGCACACTGCAAACCCGGTCAGCGGCGACTTCTCGCTGACCGTGGAGCTGGGCTACCTTGTCAGGGGTGGAGAGGTCATACCGTTCCGGGACAACATGCTCGTTGGGAACGCCTTCGAGTTCCTCCGCGCTCTAAACGCAATAGGACGTAAAGTCTACAGAAAAGGCTCATTTTATTCGCCCAGGGTTCTTGGCATTGCCAGGCTTGTGTAA
- a CDS encoding TldD/PmbA family protein — protein sequence MEGLLRTAEELAGRYGISYYEIRVTRVTASHLSMQNGQLEELGMNTEVGIGVRAFNGAWGFSSANDMSRAGDAIEAAMKIAKLSRGDSKIYLGDPVKDRAEIRPKKSFLDLDIEDKLALVKEIDSLLRGGDISNRSVYYGDGLKESFYFNSLGSEIETVVPRLRLSFSVTARGNGEMQSYWKSFGGTAGWELVERIDLNRWTAFVREKAISLLHAQSPPSGEFPVIMDPELTGVFIHEALGHAVEADSVKNGDSILAGKLGERIAVEGLTVVDDPTLPGKFGSYVYDDEGIKARRVEIIKNGVLVNYLTDRETSALLGLEPNGHGRAQGYSYQPLVRMSNTYVEPGDWSFEEMVEEVKNGLYMIGDKGGEVDTANGTFTFGAKEGYIIENGEIKAQVRDVALSGWILNVLRNIRAIGDDLRIEFPGYCGKGQWVPVDDGGPHVLTRALVGGLR from the coding sequence ATGGAGGGTCTATTAAGAACCGCCGAGGAGCTCGCGGGACGTTACGGTATATCCTATTATGAGATACGTGTAACCCGGGTTACCGCATCACACCTCTCAATGCAGAACGGCCAGCTGGAAGAGCTGGGGATGAACACTGAGGTGGGTATAGGAGTCAGGGCCTTCAACGGTGCGTGGGGATTTTCGAGCGCCAACGATATGAGCCGAGCAGGGGATGCCATAGAGGCCGCCATGAAGATAGCGAAGCTTTCTAGGGGGGACTCGAAGATTTACCTTGGCGACCCCGTGAAGGACAGGGCAGAGATAAGGCCCAAAAAGAGCTTTCTGGACCTGGATATCGAAGACAAGCTCGCCCTCGTAAAGGAAATCGATTCGCTCCTCCGTGGAGGTGATATATCCAACAGGAGCGTTTACTACGGGGACGGCCTCAAGGAGAGCTTCTACTTCAACTCCCTCGGAAGCGAGATAGAGACGGTCGTCCCAAGGCTGAGGCTGAGCTTCTCTGTGACTGCCAGGGGGAACGGCGAGATGCAGAGCTACTGGAAGAGCTTTGGCGGAACGGCCGGGTGGGAGCTGGTTGAAAGGATAGATCTGAACCGCTGGACTGCCTTCGTGAGGGAGAAAGCAATTTCACTTCTCCACGCCCAGTCGCCCCCTTCCGGCGAGTTCCCTGTGATAATGGATCCCGAGCTCACTGGCGTCTTCATCCACGAGGCTTTGGGCCACGCCGTCGAGGCCGATTCCGTTAAGAACGGCGACAGCATCTTGGCTGGTAAGCTGGGTGAGAGAATAGCCGTCGAGGGGCTAACTGTCGTGGACGACCCAACGCTTCCGGGCAAGTTTGGCTCCTATGTTTACGATGACGAGGGAATAAAGGCCAGGAGGGTTGAGATAATAAAGAACGGCGTTCTGGTGAATTACCTCACCGACCGCGAGACGAGCGCTTTGCTCGGTCTCGAACCAAATGGTCACGGCAGGGCTCAGGGCTACAGCTACCAGCCCCTCGTGAGGATGAGCAACACCTACGTCGAGCCCGGAGACTGGAGCTTTGAGGAAATGGTCGAAGAGGTCAAGAACGGCCTCTACATGATAGGGGACAAGGGCGGCGAAGTTGACACGGCCAACGGCACCTTCACCTTTGGTGCCAAGGAGGGTTACATAATCGAGAACGGCGAAATTAAAGCCCAGGTGAGAGATGTGGCACTCTCTGGATGGATCCTCAACGTCCTGAGGAACATCCGCGCCATAGGGGACGACCTCAGGATAGAGTTCCCGGGATACTGTGGGAAAGGTCAGTGGGTGCCGGTCGACGATGGCGGGCCTCACGTTCTTACAAGGGCCCTCGTGGGGGGATTGCGGTGA
- a CDS encoding winged helix-turn-helix transcriptional regulator produces MERRNEILQYIQSKPGITFRELARELGIGIGDLQYHLYRLEKEKKVFSRKLGKRRYIFPEGFEGECQKLIIAISTETRRRILLLLMEGPMTQSEIAKRLRLSQPTVSYHMGELLKLGIVDARKEGKSVVYTLSYDPGIIARVIKDYRPSLWEKLADNLIDLLTSVGDEE; encoded by the coding sequence ATGGAGAGGCGTAATGAAATACTCCAGTACATCCAGAGCAAACCGGGGATAACCTTCAGGGAGCTGGCAAGGGAGCTCGGAATAGGCATAGGTGACCTGCAGTACCACCTCTACCGGCTGGAGAAGGAGAAGAAGGTGTTTTCAAGGAAGCTCGGAAAGAGGCGCTACATATTCCCCGAGGGCTTTGAAGGGGAGTGCCAGAAGCTCATCATAGCAATCTCGACCGAGACCCGGAGGAGGATCCTCCTGCTCCTGATGGAAGGCCCCATGACCCAGAGCGAGATAGCCAAAAGGCTAAGGCTCAGCCAGCCTACCGTGAGCTACCACATGGGGGAGCTCCTGAAGCTCGGCATCGTCGATGCCAGGAAGGAGGGGAAGAGTGTGGTGTACACCCTCTCCTATGACCCGGGGATAATAGCGCGCGTCATAAAGGACTACCGGCCGAGCCTCTGGGAGAAGCTGGCCGACAACCTGATAGATCTGCTCACCAGCGTGGGTGATGAGGAATGA
- a CDS encoding universal stress protein, whose product MRILVLVDGSKWSQKAALHAIAIAKRRGGKLTLFSVLDRREAKALAFNMGMLSQDLKNVQKFEEEIWREMKTSIKDIMTNLLELCHQEGVNCSIRIVEGSAKDTILGEANSGKYGLVVMGAYGRSGKTRIGSLLEEVVGSIEPPVLVVR is encoded by the coding sequence ATGAGGATACTCGTGCTCGTTGATGGTTCGAAGTGGAGCCAGAAGGCAGCCCTGCACGCGATAGCCATAGCGAAGAGGAGGGGAGGTAAGCTCACGCTCTTCTCAGTATTGGACAGGAGAGAGGCCAAGGCTCTCGCCTTCAACATGGGGATGCTGAGCCAGGATTTAAAAAATGTTCAGAAGTTCGAGGAGGAGATATGGAGGGAGATGAAAACCAGTATAAAGGACATAATGACGAACCTCCTTGAGCTCTGCCACCAGGAGGGCGTCAACTGTTCGATAAGGATTGTGGAGGGCTCAGCAAAGGACACAATTCTTGGGGAAGCCAACTCCGGAAAGTACGGGCTTGTCGTCATGGGGGCCTACGGGAGGAGTGGAAAAACGAGGATAGGAAGCCTTCTGGAGGAGGTCGTTGGCTCGATAGAGCCTCCGGTGTTGGTGGTTCGCTAG
- a CDS encoding ArsB/NhaD family transporter, translating to MTPDGQVAVAVAVFIFIYALIISERVHRTVAALFGASIVLFMGVVPWEKMPEYLDLGTLLLLIGMMMIVNTAKESGLFEFIAIKTAKFARGSPMKVLILFSIVTALVSSVLDNVTTVLLLTPMLLYITRLMDVNPIPYLLAEIFASNIGGTATLIGDPPNIMIGSAAGLSFTEFLLNMGPIAAIDLLITLGIIYLVYRDAMRITPAKMERIQSTIQMLREDEAIRDRSLFRKSVIVILAVVLLFFIHDRLGIHPAVVALSGASVLLLWSRMEPTEVLEKIEWTAIFFFMGLFIVVGSLVETGVIDDVARWLLGYVHTTGQAIVMVTWFSAIASAIVDNIPLTAAMIPLIKSMSVSMDVYPLWWALSLGACLGGNGTAIGASANIVVLGIAARERLNITFMDFLKIGLVIMLSTVGVGMVLIWIRYIGV from the coding sequence ATGACTCCGGATGGACAAGTAGCAGTGGCTGTTGCAGTGTTCATCTTTATCTACGCCCTGATAATCAGTGAAAGGGTTCACAGGACCGTTGCTGCCCTGTTTGGGGCATCAATAGTGCTCTTTATGGGGGTCGTCCCCTGGGAGAAAATGCCCGAGTACCTTGACCTCGGCACGCTCCTCCTGCTTATCGGCATGATGATGATAGTCAACACGGCCAAGGAAAGCGGTCTCTTCGAGTTCATAGCGATAAAAACGGCGAAGTTTGCCAGGGGCAGCCCCATGAAGGTTCTCATACTGTTTTCCATAGTGACCGCCCTTGTAAGCTCCGTTCTCGACAACGTTACCACCGTCCTTCTCCTGACGCCGATGCTCCTCTATATAACCCGCCTCATGGACGTTAACCCGATTCCTTACCTGCTGGCCGAGATATTTGCATCAAACATCGGCGGAACGGCAACACTGATAGGCGACCCCCCCAACATAATGATAGGCTCTGCCGCTGGACTGAGCTTCACCGAGTTCCTCCTGAACATGGGGCCCATAGCGGCCATAGACCTCCTCATAACCCTCGGTATAATATACCTTGTCTACCGGGACGCCATGAGGATAACCCCCGCAAAGATGGAGAGGATTCAGTCGACCATCCAGATGCTCAGGGAGGACGAGGCCATAAGGGACCGCTCCCTCTTCCGGAAGTCGGTCATCGTGATACTGGCAGTTGTGCTGCTGTTCTTCATTCACGACAGGCTTGGAATACACCCCGCCGTCGTGGCCCTCAGCGGCGCTTCAGTTCTCCTGCTCTGGAGCAGGATGGAGCCCACGGAAGTCCTCGAAAAGATTGAGTGGACTGCCATATTCTTCTTCATGGGGCTCTTCATAGTCGTTGGTTCACTCGTTGAGACCGGGGTTATAGACGACGTTGCGCGCTGGCTTCTCGGCTACGTCCACACGACGGGACAGGCCATAGTGATGGTCACGTGGTTCTCGGCCATAGCCTCGGCCATAGTGGACAACATACCCCTGACTGCGGCAATGATACCTCTGATAAAATCCATGAGCGTCTCTATGGACGTCTATCCCCTCTGGTGGGCGCTGTCCCTCGGGGCCTGTCTCGGTGGAAACGGCACCGCGATAGGTGCGAGCGCCAACATCGTCGTTCTGGGTATTGCCGCCAGGGAGAGGCTCAACATAACCTTCATGGACTTCCTTAAGATAGGCCTTGTAATAATGCTGAGCACGGTCGGCGTGGGTATGGTTCTGATTTGGATAAGATACATAGGGGTGTGA
- a CDS encoding universal stress protein, whose amino-acid sequence MTMDVFSRLIARKFRNIAGGRYEEIAKRYREFLLLPEEFVLPEIHSILMPVDRFSGNIPEELYEILSAYPGASVTVVYISEKRTLLLIEQTLGRDEAEKLKRAKMEFAERVAAEIASRLEMHGLRVRHRQFIGSKSDDVVKMMEGEEFDLLVISRSYGSEVTKISPISPLVLKIVQHVDKPTIVY is encoded by the coding sequence ATGACAATGGATGTATTCAGCAGGCTTATCGCCAGGAAGTTCAGGAACATTGCCGGCGGGAGATACGAGGAGATAGCGAAGCGCTACCGCGAGTTCCTTCTCCTACCCGAAGAGTTCGTTTTACCGGAAATACACTCGATTCTCATGCCTGTGGACAGGTTCTCTGGAAACATACCCGAGGAGCTCTACGAAATACTGAGTGCTTACCCCGGTGCATCGGTTACCGTTGTTTACATCTCCGAGAAGAGGACCCTCCTGCTGATAGAGCAGACCCTCGGCAGGGATGAGGCTGAAAAACTCAAAAGGGCCAAGATGGAATTCGCCGAACGGGTTGCCGCTGAGATAGCTTCAAGGCTTGAAATGCACGGGCTTCGTGTCAGGCACAGACAGTTCATAGGCAGCAAAAGCGATGACGTTGTGAAGATGATGGAGGGGGAAGAGTTTGACCTGCTTGTTATTTCGAGGAGCTACGGCTCCGAGGTTACGAAGATATCCCCAATAAGCCCGCTGGTCCTTAAGATAGTCCAGCACGTGGACAAGCCAACGATAGTGTATTAG
- a CDS encoding S16 family serine protease, giving the protein MKKALVPLLILMLLLPFASFAAAECPSEGHTVVLKAPAVSKTADGQLIGVATDFVITVAPGTGHVYVETWPLAEVDMQASARLAAQIAGKVLGVDMSKYDVFIQIKADSPIIGGPSAGGTMTVGIIAALEGWKVNPKVMMTGMINPDGTIGPVGGILEKASAAHDVGAELFLIPQGQRIQYVQETQKKEIGGIVEINTQTKKVDVVDYAKERWGLTVVEIKDIYDAVYYFTGHRIPRPEAPAYIKIDTSFLKDDAVKDYDNTTAYYQSTLEKLKKSDVDYATYTTLMEALNEANAILNQSKKSLEGGMYYTTLSKDFQARIIIRHVDWYLGVKSGDDVQRILKTTGSQINTSESRVSNITIRGTTMLQAVAAAEERVEQAKALLQSAWKYYYNGDYWDAIGEAAYAYERAKTAIFWAGLGERFASGDVISRDVVKATARDYIDESNLIVTYIESMYGTVGGDLSQGIQQAEQYYEDGKYSAALFTAMEARVRAQVFLDTLGIDNQTILKDKLAGMKESAKVAIAMAQNQGITPVLAIAYYEFAESYEQSAEENGSMEDLQTAMIFYQYARETANLFLSKPSQTTIQTNTTATDIPQIVIPTPSATETTTPIPGEGGGRVPETAIILIALGAFLVGAAVGKKL; this is encoded by the coding sequence ATGAAAAAGGCACTAGTACCGCTGCTGATACTCATGCTTCTGCTGCCATTCGCATCATTTGCCGCAGCAGAGTGTCCGAGCGAGGGACACACGGTGGTTCTCAAGGCGCCCGCGGTTTCAAAAACCGCCGACGGCCAGCTCATAGGTGTCGCCACAGACTTTGTAATCACAGTCGCACCGGGAACAGGCCACGTCTACGTCGAGACGTGGCCTCTAGCTGAAGTGGATATGCAGGCGAGTGCCAGATTGGCCGCACAGATAGCGGGCAAAGTCCTCGGGGTGGATATGAGCAAGTACGACGTGTTCATTCAGATCAAGGCAGATTCCCCAATAATCGGCGGTCCCTCCGCCGGAGGAACCATGACAGTTGGAATAATCGCGGCCCTTGAGGGGTGGAAGGTCAACCCCAAGGTCATGATGACCGGGATGATAAACCCGGACGGAACCATAGGGCCGGTGGGCGGGATACTTGAGAAGGCCTCCGCGGCCCACGACGTCGGGGCCGAGCTGTTTTTAATCCCCCAGGGACAGCGCATCCAGTACGTTCAGGAGACCCAGAAAAAGGAGATTGGCGGCATAGTGGAGATAAACACCCAGACGAAGAAGGTTGACGTCGTTGACTACGCCAAGGAGCGCTGGGGACTGACGGTCGTTGAGATTAAGGATATTTACGATGCCGTTTACTACTTCACGGGGCACAGGATACCACGCCCGGAGGCCCCTGCGTACATCAAGATAGACACGTCTTTCCTGAAGGACGACGCCGTGAAGGACTACGACAACACCACCGCCTACTACCAGTCAACGCTGGAGAAGCTCAAAAAGAGCGACGTTGACTACGCCACCTACACGACCCTGATGGAGGCGCTGAACGAGGCAAACGCCATACTCAATCAGTCCAAGAAGAGCCTCGAAGGAGGGATGTACTACACGACCCTGAGCAAGGACTTCCAGGCCAGGATCATCATAAGGCACGTGGACTGGTACTTGGGCGTAAAGTCTGGAGATGACGTTCAGAGGATTCTAAAAACGACGGGTTCGCAGATAAACACCTCCGAGAGCAGGGTCTCGAACATCACCATCAGAGGCACGACAATGCTCCAGGCGGTTGCCGCCGCAGAGGAGAGAGTCGAGCAGGCAAAGGCGCTCCTCCAGAGCGCATGGAAGTACTACTACAACGGCGACTACTGGGATGCAATAGGTGAAGCCGCCTATGCCTACGAGAGGGCGAAGACAGCTATTTTCTGGGCGGGCCTCGGCGAGAGGTTTGCGAGCGGTGACGTGATAAGCAGAGACGTCGTGAAGGCAACTGCCAGGGACTACATAGACGAGTCCAACCTCATAGTGACCTACATAGAGTCGATGTACGGTACCGTTGGGGGCGACCTGAGCCAGGGAATTCAGCAGGCGGAGCAGTACTACGAGGACGGCAAGTACTCCGCGGCGCTCTTCACGGCGATGGAGGCGAGGGTCAGGGCACAGGTCTTTCTGGACACGCTGGGAATAGACAACCAAACGATTCTCAAAGACAAGCTGGCGGGAATGAAGGAAAGCGCCAAGGTGGCCATAGCGATGGCCCAGAACCAGGGCATAACTCCCGTCTTGGCTATAGCATACTATGAGTTCGCGGAGAGCTACGAGCAGAGCGCGGAGGAGAACGGCAGCATGGAGGACCTCCAGACGGCAATGATATTCTACCAGTACGCCAGGGAAACTGCGAACCTGTTCCTCAGCAAGCCGAGCCAGACAACGATTCAAACGAACACCACCGCAACGGACATACCCCAGATAGTCATCCCCACGCCATCGGCAACCGAAACTACAACCCCAATCCCGGGAGAAGGCGGTGGAAGAGTTCCCGAGACGGCAATAATCCTGATAGCCCTCGGCGCTTTCCTCGTGGGTGCCGCGGTTGGTAAGAAGCTGTGA
- a CDS encoding M20 family metallopeptidase, with amino-acid sequence MEIELLKRLVSIRSPFGEEGDISRFIASFLEERGFKVETLPVDGFGEDVIAYLSGRKTTVVLNGHMDTVNPSPGWTRNPWGELDGDRFYGLGSADMKAGLAALMSAFIELAELPKRERPEVIFTAVSDEEGYSRGTWELIKSGKLDAADLVLVAEPTNERLMLGARGRFVIRVEALGRKAHAARPHLGINAIEELGRFLGSLWRIRLRRHRKLGSGSYCTLHIEGSADGLSVPDGATAIVDRHIVPGEDWERVKAELLGLAERLKLRVELRIEKFERPTPDMLPYVVRENSRFAGAFRRVHAALFGREPEVTYGKSVGDFNYFGTYLGKPTLVYGPIGGNWHSSDEWVSIESVTRVKRVYVEFLKGLV; translated from the coding sequence ATGGAGATTGAGCTCCTAAAAAGGCTCGTTTCCATCCGCTCCCCCTTCGGTGAGGAGGGGGATATATCGCGCTTTATAGCGTCTTTCCTTGAGGAAAGGGGCTTCAAAGTTGAGACCCTCCCAGTCGATGGCTTCGGCGAGGACGTGATAGCGTACCTCTCCGGACGGAAGACTACGGTCGTTCTGAACGGCCACATGGATACAGTGAACCCATCTCCGGGATGGACGCGCAACCCGTGGGGCGAGCTCGACGGCGACCGCTTTTATGGCCTCGGCAGTGCCGACATGAAGGCTGGCCTCGCCGCTCTGATGAGCGCTTTCATTGAGCTTGCCGAGCTTCCCAAACGCGAGAGGCCGGAGGTAATATTCACCGCCGTCAGTGACGAGGAGGGCTATTCCCGTGGAACCTGGGAGCTCATAAAGAGCGGAAAGCTGGACGCGGCAGACCTTGTGCTCGTTGCCGAACCGACCAATGAGAGGCTTATGCTGGGCGCGAGGGGGAGGTTTGTGATTCGGGTGGAGGCCCTCGGCAGAAAGGCCCACGCCGCCAGACCGCACCTCGGAATCAACGCCATCGAGGAGCTGGGGAGGTTTCTGGGAAGCCTCTGGAGAATCCGGCTCAGGAGGCACAGAAAGCTCGGTTCCGGTTCGTACTGCACGCTCCATATCGAAGGCTCCGCCGACGGTCTCAGCGTTCCCGATGGGGCTACCGCCATAGTTGACCGTCACATTGTACCCGGGGAGGACTGGGAGAGGGTCAAGGCCGAGCTCCTTGGACTCGCAGAGAGGCTGAAGCTCAGGGTGGAGCTGAGGATCGAGAAGTTTGAGAGGCCGACGCCGGACATGCTCCCCTATGTCGTCAGGGAAAACAGCAGGTTCGCAGGAGCGTTCAGGAGAGTTCACGCTGCGCTCTTCGGAAGGGAGCCTGAGGTAACCTACGGGAAGAGCGTGGGCGATTTCAACTACTTTGGAACCTATCTGGGCAAGCCGACCCTTGTCTACGGCCCGATAGGTGGAAACTGGCATTCCTCGGATGAATGGGTGAGCATCGAATCTGTGACGAGGGTGAAAAGGGTTTACGTTGAGTTTCTCAAGGGTTTGGTGTAG
- a CDS encoding RNA-guided endonuclease InsQ/TnpB family protein, which yields MRRAVTVKLQPSREQEKTLFELAYASAIIWNKLNYQRLKQFKEFGKIDFNGTEKEAYHEFKNWIGGSTVQQLARKNAEAWRSFFSLNKKKKNGELPEWFKPKPPKFIREENGRKIFVIPLRNDQYRINGNVLELRRLGKFGKLEIQFKGRIHLKGKQGRLEIIYDDVKRKWYAHISFSKVGEKLEKDKWVKLPRTPKGNFSAGIDLGVNNLMAVYVENGESFLVNGRPLKSIAFYWQKRIAEYQSKLNKSGAKTGRKLKRMHEKAKLRAKHYINTAVRGAVRRLYELGVSKIVVGYPRGIARNSEKGRKQNFLLSHVWRFNYLIKRLKEVAEEYGISVVVVDEAFTSQTCPLCGQRHSDARFVRGLFKCRGEGVVMNADLVGAFNILRKVVKTITPTLPALAGRGNWPKTGPEGVRRTRFSGFPDENPSNLPVIGEGLTR from the coding sequence ATGAGGCGAGCAGTAACGGTTAAACTCCAACCCTCTAGGGAGCAGGAGAAAACCCTTTTTGAGTTAGCTTACGCTTCGGCAATAATCTGGAACAAGCTCAACTACCAGCGCTTAAAACAGTTCAAAGAATTCGGCAAAATCGACTTTAACGGAACAGAAAAGGAAGCATACCACGAGTTCAAAAACTGGATTGGTGGCTCAACAGTCCAACAGTTAGCCAGAAAGAACGCAGAAGCTTGGAGGAGCTTCTTTTCCCTCAACAAGAAGAAAAAGAATGGAGAACTGCCAGAATGGTTCAAACCAAAACCGCCCAAATTTATTAGAGAAGAGAACGGCAGAAAAATCTTCGTAATCCCACTCAGGAACGACCAGTACCGGATTAATGGAAATGTTCTCGAACTGCGAAGACTCGGCAAGTTTGGAAAACTCGAAATCCAGTTCAAGGGAAGAATCCACTTGAAGGGAAAGCAGGGGAGGTTAGAAATAATCTATGATGATGTTAAACGCAAGTGGTACGCCCACATCAGCTTCTCCAAAGTTGGGGAGAAGCTGGAGAAGGACAAGTGGGTTAAACTCCCAAGAACACCAAAAGGAAACTTCTCGGCAGGAATTGACTTGGGAGTGAACAATTTGATGGCCGTTTACGTTGAAAATGGAGAGAGCTTTCTAGTCAATGGAAGGCCTCTCAAAAGTATCGCCTTTTACTGGCAGAAGAGAATAGCAGAGTATCAGTCGAAACTCAACAAGTCTGGAGCCAAAACGGGCAGAAAACTCAAAAGAATGCACGAGAAGGCGAAACTTCGGGCGAAACACTACATTAACACGGCAGTAAGAGGGGCTGTTAGAAGGCTTTACGAGCTTGGCGTTTCTAAGATTGTCGTCGGTTATCCCAGGGGTATCGCCAGAAACTCTGAGAAGGGCAGAAAGCAGAATTTCCTTCTCTCCCACGTCTGGCGGTTTAATTACCTCATCAAACGCTTGAAGGAGGTTGCTGAGGAGTATGGTATTAGCGTTGTGGTTGTTGATGAGGCTTTCACTTCTCAAACCTGCCCTCTCTGTGGCCAACGCCATTCTGATGCTCGCTTTGTTAGGGGTTTGTTTAAGTGCCGTGGAGAGGGTGTTGTGATGAATGCGGACTTGGTTGGAGCTTTTAACATTTTGAGGAAGGTGGTCAAAACCATAACCCCGACCCTGCCTGCTCTGGCAGGTAGGGGTAATTGGCCTAAGACCGGGCCAGAGGGGGTTCGAAGAACCCGTTTTAGTGGGTTCCCTGATGAGAACCCCTCAAACCTCCCCGTCATTGGCGAGGGGTTAACTCGTTAG